The DNA window AACTCACATTCAATGCACAGAGAGCAAATCCAATGAATTATGATGTTATTAATGTGATGAATTCTATTCCAAACTCCACTTCCACTAGAATATTGGATCTTAATGGAGATTATACTATTGTAATGAATAAAAACAATCTGGATGTAGTACTTCCTTATTTCGGAAGGGTATTTAATCCGACTTTTGGTGATACCAGCAGCAACAGCTATAGATTTACTTCAAAAGATTTCACAGTCAATAAATCTCAAAATAAAAAAGGTACCTGGGTTTTAAGGGTCA is part of the Chryseobacterium lactis genome and encodes:
- a CDS encoding DUF4251 domain-containing protein, with the protein product MKKYISLLMIFGFLFLFQSCASQGSLDSKTVDALVNSQELTFNAQRANPMNYDVINVMNSIPNSTSTRILDLNGDYTIVMNKNNLDVVLPYFGRVFNPTFGDTSSNSYRFTSKDFTVNKSQNKKGTWVLRVKPNDVKNVDEIILEIYSSGSAFVSMRSNDRQPITYTGYVSKNVVKQEKEKL